The following coding sequences are from one Coffea arabica cultivar ET-39 chromosome 11e, Coffea Arabica ET-39 HiFi, whole genome shotgun sequence window:
- the LOC140021222 gene encoding uncharacterized protein — translation MDWNDDCQQVFVKIKNYLLNSPVLVRPQSERPLIMYLSVLDETIGCRLFFDGASNSFETGIGVVLVSVEGKQYLATAKLRFSCTNSMVEYEIYIFGLKMTLDMKIKKLIAFSDSDLLVHQTLKQMSSRFFLNGEILHKKTSYLGLLICIDEEEADYMMKEVHSGVYEPHMNGDLLAEKIIRTIITQMTAPWPYSMWGMDVVGTINPPALNGHRFILVAIEYFTKWVETASYKHVTKKVVLHFLRNNIICHFGLPKTLITDSAKNLNNDMMDELCE, via the exons ATGGATTGGAATGATGATTGTCAGCAAGTTTTTGTTAAGATCAAGAATTACTTGTTAAATTCTCCAGTTTTAGTGCGACCTCAGTCGGAAAgacctttgattatgtatttgtCTGTACTTGATGAGACTATTGGATGC AGATTATTCTTTGATGGTGCATCGAATTCTTTTGAAACTGGAATTGGAGTAGTTTTGGTATCGGTTGAAGGGAAACAATATCTTGCTACTGCCAAGTTACGATTTTCTTGTACCAACAGCATGGTTGAGTATgaaatttatatttttggattgaaaatgACATTGGACATGAAGATCAAGAAACTGATAGCATTTAGTGATTCTGATTTACTTGTGCACCAGACGCTTAAGCA AATGTCCTCAAGATTCTTCTTGAACGGAGAAATACTACATAAGAAAACATCTTATTTAGGACTTCTAATATGTATTGATGAAGAGGAAGCCgattatatgatgaaagaagtgcatagtggcgtttaTGAACCACACATGAATGGAGATCTACTGGCTGAGAAGATTATAAGAACAAT AATTACACAAATGACTGCTCCGTGGCCATATTCGATGTGGGGAATGGATGTGGTTGGAACAATTAATCCTCCTGCTTTGAATGGGCATCGATTCATTCTAGTGGCGATTGAGTATTTTACTAAATGGGTCGAAACCGCATCTTACAAGCATGTGACTAAGAAAGTGGTATTGCatttcttgagaaataatatCATTTGTCATTTTGGATTACCAAAGACACTGATTACTGACAGTGCAAAAAACCTTAATAATGATATGATGGATGAATTATGTGAATAG